In Poecile atricapillus isolate bPoeAtr1 chromosome 1, bPoeAtr1.hap1, whole genome shotgun sequence, the sequence tgtgcaggtgCAGGGGACAAGGTCCTGAAGCTCTGTGGGCTCCCAGGGCAGACAGCAAAGGCTTCTCTGCTGGGCATTTTCAAGCACATTCCCAGCTGAAAGCAGAggcaagaagaaaagggaagcgAGGAGCTGACAGAATCCCGGGATGCTTGCGGCTGGAAGGGGCCCTGTGCAGGTGTTACGAGCCCATGAGGGAGAGATGCCTCTGCCTGAATGAAGGTGCAAAGGAGGCCATGTGAGGACAACGTAGGGATTTTATTTAACATGGATTTTAGGGAGGTAGAAATAGCAAAAAGttctgagagagagagagagagaagacaATCAGCTGGAACTAGACGGTCTTTAAAGCCTTCCCCTTCATTCTGAGATTCTAGAAGGTGTGGATTTTGATATTATTACTTATCACTACTACATTTTCATAATCTTCTTCATCTTATTATCTTTATTTACTATTactaatatttctttttcttcatcttagtaattcttgttcttttcattgtttttctcttaTTATTAATTAGTACTAGTATTATTCTATTATTAGTATTCTAGTATAAGTAATATAAGTAGTATATTCTTATTATTCTTAATCTTGTTCTTCTTATAACTCTTATTCAACTTATTATCcttatttttgttattcttCTTGTTactctttcttcctcttcattgtcttctttttctttactaCTACAATGATTTCTTGTTATCTTCTTATTcaactatttttgttattctttttcttcccataaTTATCATTTACTACTAATATTTGTTCATCATCTTAATCCTCTTAATCTCACTCTCATTCATATTCCTATtcttattttttggtttttttgtttgtttgggatgtttttgttgtttagttttgtttattggggggaattttggtaggttttggttttgttttttggggtttctttgggatttttgggcttcgttttttttccttactacTACCATTTCTTAAAGCAAACTTCCATTGTTTTGGCAGAACAGTTTATGCCGCAGTCCTGCTGAGCCTGGAGGGCCCCGTCGTGGCAAAGGCAGCTCGTGTGCCCACTGGTGCCTGTCAAGGCCTAAGCCTCAGGCAGGCCCTTCTCCTGCCAAGGACCTGATGTCCCTGACACCTGGCCATCAAAGGCAGCCCGTGTGACAGGGGCAGGCTCCGGGCCAGCCGCCACCTGCGGGGCCCGGCCTGGCGCGGGCAGCGGGCACTGATTGTCCGTCTGTGGCCTCAGGCAGGGCCAGCGGAACAGCGCCCGCAGCGCCCGCAGCGCCCGCCTGAAGCGGGACGGGCGTTTCTTGGGGGGAGCCGGCGGCTCCCTGAGGGCCTGGGCTCCCGGCTGGGAAAAGCAcaaacagcagctgagctgggcgGGCTCcgagctctgtgtccctgccgCTGGCACCTGCTCCTCGAAGGTGGGAGGAGGCGCGGAGCCCTGAGGAGGCCCCGGGGCTGccaggtggggaggggaggcCCAGAGCGGCTCTTGGCACGGCTCAGCTGCCCCGCGCTCAAGCCGGGCCTCCCGCGGGACAGGCACTGGGAGCCCGCCTGCCACAGAAACTCCCGGGCTTTGCTCCCTGACTGCCTCACTCAGCTCCAAGAAGCTCGGTTTGTCCCACGTCCTCCTACAGCAAGGGCTTGACCCGGATGCTGTGAACCCTCACGTGTTCCCAATTGTCCTGAGCAATCTCTTTGTCACCATCATCTTCCCGACTGGACTGCACGGAGGGTCTGCTACCATTGCCTTAGGACAACTCCTGGCCAACGGAGTCTTCCTCTATGGAAAGCTCTCGGCCAACAGAGTCCTCCCAGTCAGACGGTTCTGGGGAGCTACCGGCTTCTCCTCAAGGGACAGCCCTGGCTCCATGCATTCCTCCCAGGCAGAAAATTCTTGGTAGCGAAGGGCTTCTCCCTGGGACCGCTCCTGCTCTCCTCATCCCAGCTGGAGAGTTCTCCACAGCTGATGACATCTCCTTGGGACAGCCCTTGCTCCAAGCATCCTTCCCAGTCCAAGACCTCTTGGTAGCTCCTAACATCTCCCTACTGGGAAAGCTCATGATCCATGCCAGATTCCCACTCTTCCTCCACGCTGACAAAGGCTCCATCCTCCTCAGTCTCTGATGGGCAGGACTGAGTCACCCACTGCCCCCATCAAGTGCCCGCTGAGGGCCTGGTGTTcagccagctgggcaaggggctgggtgctgggagTGGTCCTACTCCATCTCTGTCGTGCTCTAGCACAGAGacatcccaggagctgcttcctCCTGAGCGAGTCCCTGGGTTCTTGCGTGGCTTCCCCAATGACACAGACAGTGCATCCAGTTCACCCTCAGCGTGTTTGCAGGGGACAGGaagctgagcagggcaggtgaAGTTGCTGCCTTTGCCACCTCTTGTACCTCAGTAGCGATAGGAGGACGGTGCTCCTGCTTCGCCTTTAATCACTATGGCTCCCTCTTTGAGCAACACAGTAAGATTGTGTTTTCCAACAGGTTTGAGAATTTGATGAGAAGAAACTTGGGATCTTGGAGGATGGCAAGAACTGCTTACACTAAGGAATTAAGTTCAGGGTTGCTATGTAAAAGGAGCAGGGTGATGGTAGCAAGATACCCATCATGAAGCTAAAACAGCTCAAAAGGAAGCCTGCTTTACAGTATATGTATAAGACTGTGAGAAGAAAGGAGGAATTAGAAACTGCTTCAGATGCAGAATGGTGACACCCTCAGGAAAACTGAAAGATGGTGGGACAGCTCACATAACCAGAGCTCTTCAATGAATGAAGGGCTCATTAATAAAGGTAGAAAGGTAAAATTTGGAGGAGAGTTTTCCTCCATGTGAATAAGCTGCTTGAATGCATGGAACTGTTCTGTATACGGACAACATCTTTTTTAAGAGCTTGTGGATCACAAATGATCATTATGATGATGTGGCACAATGCCAGGAATTTGTTACAGAGCCACCTCCTCACCCTGATTGGTTGAGTGTCCTTGAAACAGCTTAAGGAAGGCACATGGTAAAGAAGGATCTTTGGTGCAACacatcaaaaccaaaccaaaccaaaccaaacaagcaGTAtacagaaagcagaaggaaaaccagCCTAAAATGGAAGAATTTAAAAACACTGTACCCATCTGTTAGgataaaaaaattcagttggAATTCAAACTGGAAAGTGAGGATTTAGGGCAACAAGAAGAGTTTTTACAGATGCAAGGacaacagcaaaataaacaagaaaaatgtaGGTCTGGAATGGTGCCCTAGTGACAGGGAAAATGCATAGAACTTGGAAGTCCAGTCCTGCCTTTGTCTTCACCAGCAACACCCCCAAGTCTGTGCCCAGAGGCAGGGTTCAAGAAAGACAGCAACTACCAGTAGTAGAATATTAAATTGTGAGGACACGGCTTCATGGCTTCATGAATCCAGAATAATTCTGCACTGAATTCCACACCTCATTACGGGCTACATGGAATAAAGGACATTGCTGAGATATTCTGAGATTATGAAAGGCCCAAAGATACACATTCCAGAAAGAACACTAACAGAAATGTTTATTCAAAACATCTTAACACACccttttacaaataaaaatattgcagGCTTACCACACTAAATCATCTACttcaaaatttcaattttttgggTCTTTTCCTTTAGTTGTACCCAATTCCTGTTTCCTCTAGTTCATCCTCCAAAATCAGTAATTTCTGTGGAGTAGAAGGAAAGTCAGGGCATAGAGATgcattttattataaaacactgaaaagtaATCCCAGTAATCTAAAACATAACTCTAGAATTCTGCTGTCCACTTCAGTCCTCCTCACCCATTGCCTTTCAGTGTCAGTACTTGAATTCAAGTTGTTTACATTGTTTGTCAGCTGGCAGACAGACTCAGTACACCCACACTGACTGCCAGCCAGCCTATATGTAACTCTGAACAGCCAAAAAATGTCTCCTGGTTAGATGATATCATAAGGAATGCAGAACAAGAAAGAGGGAATTTCTGTATGGAAAAAGAATGATGGTAAAGGCACAGGGAATACCAGgctgcaaagaaaacagattttttatATCTGCTCTTCACAGGATgcattttcttcaaatcatTCCCTCTTTCTATAACTTAATCTTGCTAAACATAAAGACAAGGGGAACAATACATTGCCTCCATAAAAATTATGGATGGAGTCCTAGgctgaaaaatgtttcaaatcaTACAACTCCTTGCTTCTGGAAATAAAGATTTGGAGGGAACTTTGAGAACTCCTATCactttgctgtgttttcaggCATTGGCATCTGCCTCTATGCCATATCTGAGAGACACCTGGGCACATTTGTTCTCAAAAACACCCTAGAGAAGCCACTAGGAAAACCAGAACTGCTTTGTTGTGGTGGGCCAGAAAATTTATTAGAATCAAGTTCAGTCCAAATGGTTGAGTCCAAGGGTCTTTGAGACAAACCAGGCTCAATGCACTTTTTCAAAATCCAAAGCAGAGCTATAATCTGCTGAGGTTTCTGCTGGATTTGACCCAAGCCCAGGGATCCTGTAAGAAGTCAGCCCTACACACCAGGTCAGCCAGCTGCTTGTTCTGCCCTGAAGCTGGAGAGCACCCTCAGaggtgaaaatgaaaagcaaataacCTGAAAACTACAAGAACTGGCCTAAATGTTTGGTGTGTACCTTCAAGCATTTTTATATGGTTTAAGAGATTTTCTAATCCCTAAAGACAGTGGTTGGCTTGGATTTATTGTAAAATTACAAATGGATAAATTTATCTGATGCTTTCCTATCAGATAGGCAAGCTTGTACATTTTAACAATAGATACAAAGAACACAATTGGTTGGAGGCTTATAAGCTAAATATGAGTAAAAATGGATGCATCCCTGTTGCTTCTTGTTAACTGTGTATTTAAAACAGGCTTCTGAACTGCCTGGAAGAAAATCTGAGCACCTGAATTTCAAATCTCCTTAGTTTGTAGCAGAAGCAAACCAATCAGAGACTATTTAAACTAGAAAGCATAACAATACCTAAAATTTGTTTCGTCATATTTGTTTTGCCTGCTTTTGAACTACAATTGAGAGAATTAAGAATACACAGTTGCATTCATGAGAGGAAAGTGAAGTGCTCAAAACTCCCTGAACTTCTCAGGACCTGACatatttcctctcatttttgttaccaaaaaaaaacccaaaaccaaataGTTTTGAAAGGCAATCTCATATAAATTCAACTCTGCAAGTGCTATCAAGTGTACATGCACAGAAGTGTCACTTTTAATTTGTTCTGTTGCAGTATATGAATTTAACTTCTCATAGTTTATCTCTCCAGAGGACTGCCCTCTTTATGAAAGGTAGAGATTCTCATGGTCTCCCAACAGCTGATTGACATCCGTAATTTCAAACCCTGACTGCTAATTAAAGAATGAACACATGTGCCCCATTTCTCACCTTGATCCTCCTGATCTTGGTTTACTTCTTCCTCTTGTCTTCCCTCACCTTCCCCTCCTGCATCGCTGGTTGGGTGACTCACAGCCTCATCAGTGACTGAAATATAAGAAATTAGAAATACCAAAGAAAACCAATTTTACAAATTTGCATTCAGCCTTTGTTTTCATGTAATAGCTCCTAACTCCTACTGAAGGCTGCTATTGTTGTTCACatgagaaatcccacaaaatcttctctgTTTATAATCAAGTTTGTATAAACCATGATATAAAGTAAAATAACTCACAGGCTTCCCAAGACAGTTGTATCTCATGCTATGTGAAATAAAACAGATACATACATATTATGCAGTTTATGAATACACTTGGAAGTTCCAAACATCCAAATCATAGGAAAAATcataggaaaaacaaaacaaaagacaaaaacccTCTCACATCACTTGATATTAAACCCATAAAACCCATAGTCAAAGCATGGAGTTTCCAGATCTTTCCAGAGCAAACCTATAACTGATGAAATTTTCTCTTCAGCTACTGCACCTGCTGTACCTGCTGcacctgctgcttctctggggTCTAGTAGCTCCTCATCATGGGGAGACCAGGGTGTTAATTTGGTAATTTCTGATACTTTCCATATTGGTTCAAGAGGTAATGGTGGTTCctcatcttcttcctcctctttttcctaGAAGAGAATTCATGAAATCCAGTATCTCATCCTACAGACAGTAACTAAGATGATGGGCTAGTCTACTAAAACCTCTTTATCTGGGATAAATGGCAATGACCTTAAAAGTATTTACAGGTGGAGGAACTTCAGCAGCTGCAAATGCTGGAGAAGAATTACACTTTGAACCCTGATCAGGTCAGTTGGCTATGACTGATGATTGATACTCAATGTTCTGTCTGGTGGATGCTGCACTGTCTGACACAGAAACAGAGTGACAAAACAGCTGTTTCTGCCTCAATCTTTGCCTAGGGAGGACATTTGAAAGGATCTATGAAGCAGTAAGGTGCACAGAGCTTATGGTtttgaaatctgaaaatatttcttaaattaataaaaatcatgATTTTTCTACAAACACGAAGGAGTCAATAATTGAATCATTGTCtgtattattagtattattagctaatttcttgtcttttttttttttttttttaatgggctTTGTTCTGTAATTACTTCAACTAAAGCAAGGGCAAAATTTAATCTTTAGTGACAGAACTGTCCCTTGCTTTAAAAACTCATCTAAGAATTCCCTGCTGAACTAAGGAAGCACACATTACTCTGGATACTTCTATGAATCTGGTACTTAATTTGAGGATCCCTTGCTTTTCgctggaaaaaaccaaaaccgtCTCCAAGCTTTGCAAATCTCTATCATAACTGATAGGATTTTGatgattattattttattcttcagaATTGATTGCTGCATCACAGAGTTTTCAGAGAGTGTTTAACAGGAACTAATGTGTCAGACAACAGAGGTAGCAAACTCTAAGCTAAAATGTGGCAATTCTTCTTGAAATCAAAtagtaatattaaaatataatctCACTTCTGTAGCTCTTTTTGTGCCATATCTATCAGAAATGTTTCAAAACATTCATATATAGAGAAGGGAAAACAGACTTTGATCCCAGCCACTCCCTACAATTATTAGAAGCTGTGGATATTAAGCTCCTAACATGACCAGAACAACAATAGGACATACTTCCCAAACATGACTGCTGGAAATTACCATTTGTATGCATAGCACCAAGCAGTTcagaaatacaagaaatatTGCTCATTGTTTTCTGATGTTCAGAAGAAAATGCAATAGAGGCTAAATGTGCATACAAATGTATCTATATTCCTCTGTGATCTGAAGTTTCAAATGTTTTGGTGaggtgttgattttttttaagcagaaggGATTTATGTCTGCAAGCAGTGTAAAATCACACCTTGTACATTTCAAAGCTTACACAGTagagaacatttaaaaatttaaaaaaaaaccaaaatgaagcCTCATTTAATTCTTCAGAATGCATGAGTTTCCACCCTTCTTGCCTTATAAGATCTACTTAAACATCACTGTCTGTAAGGCATTTTATGTATTCCTCAACAATAGGTTTGACTTGCTAAGTCCTCTGATACTCACTATAACTTGCACTGTTTCTCTTACCTGCACTGGTTGTATGTATTCACCATGCTGCTCACATCCAATATCAAAGATGAATTTGCCACGACCTAGAGGCTgcataaaaacacaaaaacatcaGGAGAACTGAGCAGTTAATCCATTCTAAGcacagaaacataaaatatCCTTTACTACAAATTCCATACAATAGTCAGTGACACTACAGTTTGAAAGCAATGTTGCAAAGAAACCTGGCATTGTGTCCCACAGAATAATTCAGTTTCACGTGTTACACTTATGGTACAGGAAACTCTACAAAAGATCAGAAACCTAGCTTCTTATTTTAAGTGGAAATAGGTCATATTAAGACAATTCCATGCTAACTATTTGGATTAATAGAAAGCATTCCTGCACACTTACCTTTCCATTGAGAAACCTGCCCTTAAATCTGTGGTTTAGGTGGATAAGTTCAGCTGGTCCATCCTGGATTCCATTTACCCAGCAGCCGACATACTTAGATCCTGTGTCTTTATAGACATAGGTGCCTTGCCCATGcctagggagaaaaaaataattttgttttatactAGTGAATATTAAGAATTTAGGCTGTTGTTATAATTAAGGCATTAAAACAGTATTAATCAAGCAGCTGAAACTACTCAAGCTAGACTAAATTGCCAAGGTCACCCCTGGACTTCATTTGCTGCAGTCAGACATGCTCTGAAAATAATGTTTGCATTTTAATGTCCTTGGGTGACTTGAAACATCCCTGTGAGAAGGAAACAAACCTCTTGTTGTTAGCCCATTCTCCAGTATAGGTGTCTCCATTTGCATACAGATATTCTCCATAGCCCTGTCTCTGGTCATGCACCCAGTCTCCTTCAAGGACAAAAGGATAAAAGCAGTGTGAGACCCGATTTATTTCATTGTGTGATACAGTAGCCAGTTTGTAACATTATCATACAAGTActagggaaggaaaagaaagctgtggcactgctgggattcCTCACTATTCCTTACACCACTCCTTAGCCTGAAGTAGAGTACCTTGCTCTTTTTTCATCAGGCTGTTCCTCTTCACATGTATTTATGCTGCTGCCTGACCTCCCTCTCCATTTTTCCATAATTATGTGTCTCCATTATCACTCTCTATTACCATTATGAACACATAACAACGCAGTCCTATCTTTAAATTGGGTAATCTATTACAGTTACATTAGATAATGTGACATTTCCACACAAATTTAAAGAGGAGCTACTTTAATTTGACTCATTTGCTGAAGTAATCCTGTCAGTATTGGGGCACATATATTCAGAAGGAGGCTAGATGGTTTGTATCTTAATTATTCTTCTAATCaaacttaaaagaaatttaaaaaaattaaaaaaacctcagtgCATATGTTCCTGCAAGGCAAGACTGGATTGCTCTTTTTGCTCTCAGCTGTTAGCCCTCACAATGTGAACATCTTTTCTTTCCTAGCTTAGAAATGAGGGGGGAAATATTGTCCTTTGAAACTTAATTGATAGATTCTGATTGTGTCAGGTGCTCTCCAGCAGGGGAAGCAAGGGAAACTCTGAATTTCAGCTTCTTCAAACTTCGTGTGTCCCAATGCCTAAATAAGGGCTCTAATAAGCAGCCTGTTTTTTTTATGATAGACTTAATAAATGTCTTAACATAAATCCCCATAAATAAACCACAAACTTCTCAGAACTATTACTAAAAAGAGAATAAGAGGGAAATATCTTGTAGAAAATGTATCTTCTTAAGATATTTTCCAATTCACTCTTTTCATTTCTGGGGGGAGAAGTGAGGGGGGAATGTGTCCTTTTGGCTACAGAAATCCTTACAACTGTGTTCAGTGCTTTACCTGCATATTTTGATCCATCCGGATAAAAAAATACACCTTTGCCgtgctttttgttttgaaggTAGTCCCCGGTGTAGATGGCACCGTTTTTAAACCTGTAGGTCCCCTGAAACACATTTGGTACAGGTGAAATACCGTCAGTTCTCACCCTTGTTTCAACACAGAGCCCAAATAACACAAGCGCAGAAGCACAACCAGGGTCGGTGTCTTACATGTCCACTCCTCAAACCACACTCGTATTCCCCTTCGTAGGTGTCACCATTGGGCAGCTGTGCCTTCCCAAACCCGTGCCGCTGCCCTTCGGAATTGCGACCGCCTTCGTACTCCTGGCAAAGGCGGAGGGAAAATGGTTACAGCAGCTGGCAGTGTGCCCTCATCAGAGGGAAACGGGTGTTTGAGGAAAGCTGCTCCAGCGGCACTCGGTCAGACCCCGGCACCCCGAGGTTTCCTGGCACGGCTGGAAAGCGTGGCTGTGTCAATGCCAGGTTAAAAGCCGGGCAGGTCGCACCGGGAATGCCACAGCCGCACTCCCCGGGGGAGAggttccctttcccttccccgCTGCCCGCCCGCTCCACCCGGGCCCCGCGGACCCCGATGCCTCCCGCGGCCTCCCCGGCCTCGGAGCCCTCCTCGGAGCCCAGGTCCGACATGGCGGCGCCCTGCCCGTCGCCGTGACAAccggcggggccgccccgctGAGGGAACCGGCGCCCGACTCTCCGAGCGGCCGGGAAAATTCACCCACGAACACCAGAGCTTTATGTCcgaaaaggagacagaggagtcctttattcgaataaagggagaggccatggggcattcccctgggatCTCCCAAGTTTTTGGAGGACTCAGAATCCTTTTTATCCTATTTTCCCGGCCGCATGTCCCTCTCTATTTCCCCGTTGtctgaggtacttgagaggtacagacttcccggaatgcctgatacctaagattcccctctaatatataaccctccctcttaatttttaattcttagtaaattatggtgtttccccattgtctctttcatctttcaatatccaatttcATTTACCAGCAATCCTACAGtctgtttgtaaaggcaaatatctttttttccattcatcaatgAGTGGAatctttcccattgtttcttttatctctcagtgctagttttatTTACCAGCAGCTTaaacccatcattcctctcCAAGCTGTTTGTTAGAAAGGCAGCATTAACCATTCAGCATTGAAGGAGCATGGGGATGGCTCCCCACAACATGCACGTCATTCATCAAAATGCTTAcctatttatatattttggCAACGAGATCAGTGCTCATTGGCTTAAAATTCACATAGTTCTCTTCATTAATTAGTCTTCTGTCTTCTATTTGTTATTGGTTTCTCGCTTCTCATGCTAATTAGTCctcatttttcagtctttttattatctttttccCAGATAGGGCATCTCTGCTTTATGTAATGTGGTTTATAAATTCTGTTCAGTTCTCAACAATAAATTTCCCTCCCAGGCTCTGCTAACTTCCTTCTCAGGTCTGAGAGCATTAAAGTATGTCAAGCCCTAAACTCTTAACTGCTTTTCCTAACACATGGACATCACCCAGAGTTTGCCCATCAACTGTGAACTATTTCACAGATTAAAGCTCTTCTCAACATTTCCCCCCACTGCACAGGCGCCTTTTAAAACAGTGCCAGACTCTGTTTAGTGGGACCAGCATCAGGATGAGGAGCAAAGGCCATGATATAAAACACAAGAAGTTCCACttcaacatgaggaagaatttaTTGACATGGAGGTGgcagagctctggaacagctgcccagggagggtgtggagtctccctctctggagacattccaaacccCCCTGGATGTGTTCTTGTGTCAGTGCTGTGGGTGACCCTGCTGAGGCAGGGAGTTGGACtgggtgatctccagaggtcacTCCAACCCTGTTCCTCTTCCCCTCAGCTTTTCCCAGCCAGTGCCTTTTGTGTGTTGAAACTGGTGTCATCTGGGATGTGACCTGAGACCCCCTCAGCCTTCTGAGAGCTCCCAGTACTTCAGCTGGTCCAGcctgaaaataacattttagaTTTAAAACCCATTCCTCCAccaagattattttaatttgcatgAGTTTATTGATGTTCAGAAATACCAGTCCACTTCTTGTTTTCCTCTCGTACAGAAGTCAGGCAAGTCACCTCACCATCACTCTGCACAGTAATTTAATAGCCAAGGATTCACAAAAGGAGCCAGGCAAGGATATGCTTGGTGAAAAGCAGTGAGCTAGACAAGCACTGGGCAGAGCAGGTGACACTTCTGAGGTAGACAGGATTGGCAAGTGGCTGGAAAATGTGGTGGAGGTCACCTTATGCCCTAAATTAAAGCTTCACCACccaaaccagaagaaaaacaggGTTATCATCACTATACAAAAAATACACCGTATTCAGGTGGGTTTCCTCCTTTTCATAGGTAGGAATCTAAATAGCCAGTGTTTAAATAATGTATGAATAGTAATAAGGTGTCGCTTCTATGGCAAGTCTCTTTTTGTCCTCAGTTGGGTAAAGATGAGAAAGGAGGAGACTATTGCTAAATACCTCCGTGATCATAGGAACCCTTCCGGCTTCCAAGTTAATGTCCAGTTACTCATTTGAGAGCACTTTGCCTTTGAAGCAGTTAAGAGCActgaaattcaatttttttagtGGGCAGAGCATTAAGAAGCTATCTATACATTTATTGACACCAAACTGTAGGGTTATTTCTCTTTCCTACACACTCCCAGCATTTGACTAGGGAAGCCTAATTTGCATAATGTTCTATTAATAAGCAATTCCAGAATATGCAAACTACTGCTCTGCTCACCTCCTGCAGAGCTGACATGAGTGCACATTATCTGAAGCACAGTCTGTGCAGTTCTTCTTTCTTACTCTTGATGATGCCTCCCTTGCACCTCAGATTGcctaaattattttatgtatgATAAGGTAATGTCTCTAATTATAAAAGTGCTCACTTGGTCTGTGCATGGCAAATTCATTCTAAGCAGACGCTGAGGCTCAGAGTGGCAAGGGAATTAATGTTTGGAATGCATAAGGAAGTGATCCCTGTTAAAGTCGATGACAAAAATAACCAGACGTGTCTTTTGGCCTGGAAGGTGACGTGGCTCAGGGAACAGCTGACACAAACAGGAAGCAGTGACATCAGAGTCACTCCCCTGGATGACCACTAATAATGATCATTAACTGCT encodes:
- the RSPH1 gene encoding radial spoke head 1 homolog → MSDLGSEEGSEAGEAAGGIGEYEGGRNSEGQRHGFGKAQLPNGDTYEGEYECGLRSGHGTYRFKNGAIYTGDYLQNKKHGKGVFFYPDGSKYAGDWVHDQRQGYGEYLYANGDTYTGEWANNKRHGQGTYVYKDTGSKYVGCWVNGIQDGPAELIHLNHRFKGRFLNGKPLGRGKFIFDIGCEQHGEYIQPVQEKEEEEDEEPPLPLEPIWKVSEITKLTPWSPHDEELLDPREAAGAAVTDEAVSHPTSDAGGEGEGRQEEEVNQDQEDQEITDFGG